The following coding sequences lie in one Candidatus Bathyarchaeia archaeon genomic window:
- a CDS encoding site-specific integrase, whose protein sequence is MSKAIRTVKGWAELPTNVKSQRQRKDVLRNWVLGNGLLSDMPDTHLFSQEETARVWASVYDAAERGISALRTEDIDMAESINAMIDSMRKRKLSETTIFGHRFKVVNLFRYVKIGVDSDDLNTAVKKVSAARVTDDRQPSPDQLKQCLIVGTPKEKVAVSFSVSTGARIGESCRVKLSDIFWKENPVRVEFPARITKTAQKRYSFLSSECVQLVKTYLVDRENRGIKSAWLFDGEIDGHLSSSMMGVLIRNCFIKAGMITEKPKSERPGAQTGAHDPYHPHVLRATNLGLTKATGYPDSYAEYLVGKSTGSKENYIGPEKTASLWLEKVETVMNFLGTKTQAEVTLEITELRKKVSELEKGIEIDKQIVETQIVGPPKSKFETRKIESTDELALERALSEGFEPVPGTTVNGHIFLRRKTA, encoded by the coding sequence AATTGGGTCTTGGGCAACGGCTTGTTATCAGACATGCCTGACACTCACCTCTTTTCTCAAGAGGAGACGGCCCGTGTGTGGGCATCCGTGTATGACGCGGCAGAGAGGGGCATATCGGCACTTCGCACGGAAGACATCGACATGGCTGAGAGCATTAACGCGATGATAGACTCGATGCGGAAGCGTAAGCTCTCCGAGACTACGATTTTTGGTCATCGGTTCAAAGTCGTGAACCTATTCCGCTACGTCAAGATTGGGGTCGATAGCGACGACCTGAATACGGCCGTCAAGAAAGTATCTGCGGCTCGAGTCACTGACGACAGACAGCCTTCTCCTGACCAACTCAAACAATGCCTGATAGTGGGCACTCCGAAAGAGAAAGTAGCGGTGTCGTTCAGTGTCAGCACAGGGGCACGTATCGGAGAAAGTTGTCGGGTCAAGTTGTCCGACATCTTCTGGAAAGAGAACCCGGTCAGGGTAGAGTTTCCGGCTCGCATCACTAAGACGGCTCAGAAGCGATACAGCTTCTTGTCGAGCGAATGCGTACAGCTCGTCAAGACCTACTTAGTTGACAGGGAAAACCGGGGCATCAAGAGTGCTTGGCTGTTCGATGGGGAAATAGACGGGCACTTGTCGTCTTCGATGATGGGTGTTCTGATTCGAAACTGTTTCATCAAAGCTGGTATGATTACAGAGAAGCCGAAATCTGAAAGACCCGGAGCACAGACGGGAGCACACGACCCGTATCACCCACACGTTCTACGAGCAACCAACTTGGGTCTTACCAAAGCTACGGGATACCCTGACTCATACGCGGAATATCTGGTCGGAAAGTCTACCGGCTCTAAGGAGAACTATATCGGGCCGGAGAAAACCGCATCTCTCTGGTTAGAAAAAGTCGAGACAGTGATGAACTTCTTGGGCACGAAGACTCAAGCTGAGGTCACCCTCGAAATCACAGAGCTTAGGAAGAAAGTAAGCGAGTTAGAAAAGGGCATCGAGATAGACAAGCAAATCGTTGAGACACAAATCGTGGGGCCGCCGAAGTCGAAGTTCGAGACTCGGAAGATAGAGAGCACTGACGAGTTAGCTTTGGAGCGAGCACTTAGTGAGGGGTTCGAGCCAGTTCCGGGAACGACGGTAAACGGTCACATTTTCCTGAGACGGAAAACCGCGTAA